The Lachnospiraceae bacterium KM106-2 nucleotide sequence CAGTAAGTTTAGCAGAGGGTTCTTTTGTCTATATCCCAGCAGAGGTAAAACATTGGCATGGTGCAAAAGCAGATAGCTGGTTCTCTCACATTTCAGTGGAGGTACCAGGGGAAGATTGCAGCAATGAGTGGTTAGAGTCTGTATCAGACGAAGAATACGCGAAATTAAAGTAGCAGAAACGGAGGATTGCAACAATGCCAGCACCAATTGTGATTAAGGCAGGAGATATGGTGATTCCAGCTACTTTAAATGACACCGTAGCGGCACAAGAATTTAAGAAACGACTTCCATTTACAGTAACAGGGTGTAAATCAGAGGTGGATTTTTGCTGTTGTACCGCTTGTGGAGTATTTGATCCAACCGAGACGCAGATTGGATGGAAGAATGGAGATATTAGTCTTGCAGGAGGCTGGTTTGCAATTCTATTTGCGGGAGAAGAAAAATCCTCCTCTTATCGAGGAATGATGATCATCGCACATATTGAGGAGAAGTATTTAGAGTTGATAAAAGGGTTACCATATTCTTCTAAATTCATAGTGGATTTGGAAGAATCTTAATGGAGAAATATCCCGGTTTTTCAATTAGAGTGTCTAGTGCTCGCACTAGGCCAGAAGACGAAAAGCATCGTTTCCGTCTTCTGATACCAACCTTTCCCCAAGAAGAAAATTGGGTAAGTGAAAGCAAGGTCTACAGTGTGAAAGAAGTTACTCCCAGGAATTTGGGAGTAACTTCTTTTTGTTTTAGAATGATAAGAATCTTAACCTAGTTGTCGAAACTCTCCAGGGGTAATCCCGGTCTTAGATAAAAATTGTCGATAAAAATGTACTTCGCTTGCATATCCACAGGAAGAAGCGATCTCTTCGACGGATAAATTGGTCGTATGTAATAGGTCTTTTGCATAATCAAGCCGAAAGTTAATTAAGTCAGCTCGAAAGGAGATATGAAAGAACTCCTTATATAGATGTTGAAAATAGGAGCCACTGATCCCAATTTGAGCTGCCACCTCTTGGATCGAGTAGGATTTATAGGGTGCGCCTTGAATCGTAAGGCGTAGCTGCTGCATGGAAAAGCGGTATGGATGATAAGCTTCTTTTGTTTCACTCCGATAATCCGCAATAATATGCTGAATTAAAATACGAAATAAGGTATCTACATGAGCGCTTCGGAATTCTTTCGAGGCGTAATTTTGTTCCCACAGGATCTGATTGATGTAGGTACTAAGAAGCCTTGGATTAGAAATCGGAATGGACTGATGAAAGAGGCCTTGGTCCAGTTCTTCTAAGTCCTTTGCTTCACAATTAAAGTGAAGCCAGTCATCTACATAGCGACCGTTTGGATTAAAGTAGGAGTATGCCATATTCGGCTTGATCAGCATTACACTATTCGGTTTACACTCGATCGTATTGCCCGCAATGGTTGCACGGGAATCGGATTTGATCAATAAGAGCAGATAGTCGTTGAGACCGTTTGGACGATTCATAACAAAGGAAGTAGAATGCTTCGAGAAGATACCACCCTGTGTAATCGTAAACATAGAAACACCTCTTTTTGTAATTTATCTTTATTATAACAGAAAATGTTAGGAAATGACAAAATAGGATATTAGATTTAATGAGAATTTTAACTATAATAATACAGATAAATAGAAAATCCTATGAAATCCAATAGCAGGAAAGGTTTGTGATAGAGTGAACGAGAAGGACAAAAGCTGGGCGTTATCAATCGCAGAGCAAATAGATAAGAAAGTAAAAGTAACGTCAGAAAGGAATCAACATAAAATTCCTTATACATCAGAGAAAGGGCATTTTAATGACTGTTCCGATCAGATTAGCTGGTGGACCAATGGATTCTATGCGGGGCAGCTTTGGCAGTTATATCATGCATATGGAGAGGAGTCTTTTAAGAGAGAAGCAGAAGAGATTGAGAAGAAATTAGATCAAAATCTCATGGATTATCGTGGCATGGATCATGACAGTGGATTTAAATGGATGTTAACCGCGGTAGCTGATTATAAAATAACAGGAGACGAGAGATCGAAAAATCGTGGTATGTTAGCAGCAAATAATCTGGCAGGTCGATTTAATCTATCAGGAGGGTATCTTCGAGCATGGAATGATGCAGAAACCGGAGAACAGGCAGGCTGGGCGATCATCGATTGTATGATGAATCTGCCATTATTATATTGGGCTTTCGAGGTAACCCGGGATCCAAGATTTACACAGATCGCAAAGGCTCATGCAGATACGGTAATACAAAATTTTATCCGTGAGGACGGGTCTGTAGATCATATTGTTACATTTGATCCTGCTACAGGAGAGAAAAAGCAGGCACTTGGTGGACAGGGACTCGCAGTTGGTTCTTCGTGGACAAGAGGTCAGGCATGGGCATTGTATGGATTTACACTAAGCTACATTCATACGAAGGAAGAACGTTATTTACAGACAGCAAAAAGAACTGCAGAGTATATTATTAAGATGATCCCTGAAACGGGAATCCTTCCAGTAGATTTTAAGCAAGGAAAAGAATGTGAATGGGAGGATTCTTCAGCAGCAGCAATTATCGCTTGCGGTTTATTGGAGTTAGAACGTTATGTGGGAGAAAACGATCAGAAACGATATCATGATCAGGCAGTGTGCTTATTACATACCTTAACAGATAAGCGCTGTAACTGGGATAACGGAATCGATCCGATCGTGGAAAACTGTAGTGCAGCATATCATGACAAAGACCATAATATGACGTTGATTTATGCCGATTATTATTTTACAGAGGCAATTCTGAAACTTTGTGGAAAAGAAATCTTTCTGTGGTAGGTGGGACAAATGAAAAATCAGATTTTATTTAGTCAGATGATCCAGCTCTTTCTTATGATCTTGTTCGGATTTATCTTATTTAAGGTTAAGTTGATGAGTGTGGAGTTGAATCAGAAGTTAACGAAACTTTTAGTGGACTTTACCCTTCCAATGTTGATCGTTAGTTCCGTACTGACACAACAGGGAGAAAGAGAACTTGATAAGGTAGGAAAGGTATTTCTGATCTCTATCGTGTTATGTCTTGTGCTTCCCGTTATTAGCTATGTTGTGATCAAGCTGTTACACTTTCCTAAAGGGCAACAGGGAATCTATATGTTTATGTTTCAATACTCGAATATTGGCTTCATGGGCTTTCCCATCTTAGATGCGTTGTATGGGAAACAAGCCGTTTTATATACAGCGGTTTTGAATATGATCGTGACATTAAGTGTCTATACGATCGGGGTGGCGATGATGTATGCCAAAGGAGAGGATGGAACGTCCGTGAAAGAGCAGATTCATTTAAACCAGCTTCTGACACCTGGTGTGATCGGATCTTGTCTCGCGATTGTACTTTATTTTACCGCGATTAAGCTACCAAAAGAGATTACTGGGGCCATTCAGTCGGTTGGTAATCTGACTTCGCCCCTTGCGATGCTTATGATCGGTGCAACTCTGGCGAATATGAAATTGCATGAGATCTTAGATGATAAAAGGGTTTATGTATTTGCCGTGATCAAACAGATTGTATTCCCTCTGCTTTGCTGGCCGCTCTTTCGACAATGGATCAGCGACAGCTATATGAGGGGAGTCTTATTCATTCTTCTCTTGATGCCGGTTGCAAATACAGCCGTTCTATTTGCAACAAGATATCATGCAGATGAGAAATTAGCAGCTAAAACCATCTTTGTAACGACGGTGCTTTCGATCCTTTCCATTCCCCTTTGTTTTGCAGTAACAGGAATGTAATAAGGATAAGAATGTAATAAGGAGGAAATAGTATGATTTTTAAACCAAAGACAGTTGATTATGAATTAAGTCCTTATACCGGATTGGGTAGAGAGGCTTGGATAGAAGCAGCAGAACATTTATTACAAGGAATCTTTCAAAATATTGCTCACTTTGAGGATCCAGTGATTATGCCAAGAAAAGAGAATGAGATTACCTATCCTCATTTAAATGCGCCGGCGCTCATACAAGAAGTAGAGAAAAGGGCGGAAATATTTGAAGGTTTGACACGATCTTTATTTTTAGCGGCCCCTTTATTAAAGATCAAACCGGATCTGGAGCTTTGTGGTTATCACATTGCCGATTATTACAAGGCTCAGATCCTTCGTTCTTGCAGCAGTTGTGATCCAATTGCGGTAGGAAGTTATGAGAAAATGCAGGAACTCACCAATCATGAGGATCCCTTTCGTGCTTACCAGCAGACCGTAGAGACTTGCGCATTAGTCATAGGACTGTGGATCAGCCGGGATGCTATCTGGGATACTTACAGCAAGGAGGAGAAGGACCAAATTGCAGGTTTTCTAACAACCTATGCGCATGCGAATACAGTACCACAGAACTGGCGCTTATTTAATATGCTTGATCTGGCATTTTTACATAGGGAGGGGTATCCGATCGATGAGGAGATCATGATGGATCACGCGTCTGAAATTCTAAATTATTATGCAGGTGATGGCTGGTATCGGGATGGTCAAAGTTTTGATTATTATTCTTGCTGGGCATTTAATGTGTATGGACCACTTTGGAATCAGTGGTATGGGTATGAGAATGCCCCAGACATGGCGAAACGTTTTGAGGAGAATTCCAATGAGTTAATGAAGTCCTATGCAGAGTTTTTTGATGCAGACGGTTATACCAATATGTGGGGAAGAAGTAATATTTATCGAAATGCTTCCACGAGTGCATTCATAGGAAATCTATTTTTAAAACATTCTACGGTGGATTGCGGTCTGGCAAGAAGAATTTGCTCGGGTTCGTTAATGCAGTTTATCACGAGAGAGGACTTTTATGATAAGGGAATCCCGACAATGGGCTTCTATGGACAGTTTGCTCCACTCGTACAAGGCTACTCCTGTACCGAGTCACCATTTTGGATGGGAAAAGCATTCTTATGCCTTGCGCTGCCAAAAGATCATCCATTTTGGCGTGAGAAGGAGAACAATGGTGTGTGGGAACAATTAGAGAAGTGCGAGGTACAAGAGACGACCTTAAATGGCCCGGCACTTTGTATGACCAATCATGCAGCCAATGGGAGTACGATCCTAAGAAGTGGTAAAGTCTTAAAGAAACGAGGCGATGAAGCCGGTATGTGGAATTATAGCAAGCTTAGTTATCATACGAAATATCCTTGGGAATCAACGCCGATCGTTACCGATGGTGAAACAGAACGTAGAAATGGCGAAGTTGAATCAGAACAATATGTACTAAAAGATCTAACGAGTGGTGAGATACAAAAGTGCAATGCGACATTTTGGCATGGAGAGAAGAATCGTATTTTATATCGCAGACAGTTTTTTGACTTTGATCTATCAAGAGAGATGACGTGGATGCAGGCCATGAACTTAGCTGATTATGCAGTTCCATATGGAATCATGAGAGTGGATAAGATACGTTTTTATCGTAAGCCTGTCAGCGTGACCTTAGGCGCTTATGGCTTTCCGGATAATGGAACTCAGATTATAGAAAGACAGGAGAAAAATGCAAAAGCACTCATCTTAAAGGGATGGGATTCACAAGGAAGAAAGAAACAACTTGCAATGACCATTTATGATGGATGGGAGGAACTTAAATTAGTTAAGAGTTGTGGGACGAACCCAGAATCGGAGCACTCCATTATTTTATATGCAGTTACGACTCGTAGAAAACAATATGGAAGCAAGGAATCTTATGTGTTAGTATCTCAGGTGATCACAAGAGAAGATCATGAGGATTTCTTAGATACCGATTTATTTCCAATAGAATCGATTACATACGCTGATCAAATGCAGAGTGGCGGATATGGTAAGATAGCAATTCAGATGAAAGACGGTTCAGTTAAAAAAGTCGAATTTGATCGAATAGAAGGAGGACTTTCGATATAAAAGACTAGAAATGTATTGTGTATTTCTATATAATGAGGATACTTGGAACTCATAATGTTATTTTTTATATTTTTTTGATTTTTATAAAACCGTTTTCTTTTTTCATTCGTCTTAGTAATAGAAAGGGAAAAAGGAGGCGTCCGATATGAGCTAGATCAGCTTATTTTATAATTATGTAATTTCATGAGAACAAGTTAAATACACAAGAGGAGAAGAATATGAAACAAACAATCAGAAAAACAAAATTTGCAATCAAGAGTATCTTATCATTACTTTTTTTAGTTGCTATGACATTCGGAATGTCAAAAGCAGCATCTGCTGCACCGATGACAGAAATAGCAACCAATACGGATGTGATCGATCATACCACATCAGAGCAGTCAGAACGTTATTATACGTTTACCATGGATAAGACAGGATATTATCAAATTGAGTTTGGGGTACCTGATGTTACAGCCAATACAAAGGCAGGATGGGTTTTGGAACTTTATAATTTCGAGACAAATAATCTTATGATGAGAAAAGAAGTAAAGTCGAAAACAATCTTACCGGAATTACCATTTAAACAAGGAAGTAAGTTTTATATTAAAATGTCGATGCCACAGAATACCAATGCATTGGCTTATAATTTGGATTACTCGCTTAAGGTGAATACAGTAGAACGTAATGACTGGGAACAGGAATTAAATGATACGGTAGCCACAGCGAATGTACTTAAATCAAATCAAAAATTAATCGGATCTTTATATCAATGTGATGATACGGATTATTATACATATACCGTAGATACAACTGGATACTTCAATATGAATTTTGCAGTTGAAGATCTTACTATGTCGACAGGAAGCGGATGGCGTGTGATGATCTATCATGCAAAGAATTATGAGAAACTTCTAACTTATAGTTTTGACAAAACAACAACGTTACCAGAGATGAATTTTGCAAAAGGAACACAGTTATATATTCAAGTTGAAAGAAATGTAAAAGTGACAGATGCATCGGTACCAAGCAATGTACCATATTCGATCACTATGAATGCAACGAACAATTCTTTATGGGAAAAAGAAACGTTATGTTTAGCATCAGATGCATGGGGTACACGTACAAAGAATGCAACAGCGCTTACTTTAAGTAAAACGCTTACCGGCAATCTTTGGAGTGTAGATGATGACGATCTCTATAAGATCGTAATGAAAGACAATGGTTACCTTACTGTTACCTTTGATCCGAATGAAGTAGAGAATAATCTGGGCTCTGGTTACCAAGTGAAGTTAGTATCTTCAAGCGGAAAACAAGCATTTGATCTTAATACAAAAGTAAAATTATCAAAGAAGTGTTATTTGACAAAAGGAACTTATTATTTTGAAATTGGTCGCGGGATCAATTGTACAGATGCTTCCGTTCCTACTTTAAGAAATTATAAATTGAAAGCAAGTGCAAGTAAATCGGCACCAAGTAAAGTAGCTAATGTGAAGGTGAAAAAGCAAAAAGGAAATAAGGTAAATGCATCTTGGAAAAAGCAGTCTTCTGTAAGCGGATATCAAGTTCGATATGCAACAAACAGTAAATTAACAAAGGCTACGATGAAAACAACATCAAAAAATACTTATTCAATCTCCAAGATCAAGAAAGGCAAGACTTATTACGTACAAGTAAGAAGTTATAAAACAGACACGTTTGGCAAGAAGATCTATGGAACATGGAGTGTTACGAAAAAAATTAAATACTAGTATTCGTATGATATCATTGGCGTCCTATGAGGATTTTATATCTGATAGGACGCTCTTTTTAATTTATTGGTAAGTTTTCTGAACTCCCCAATAAATTCAAAAGGCTTTCTAAAAAAGAAGAAAGCCAAGATGCACACTCACGCGAAGTGAGATTATCACTTTGTGATCGCGTTCGGCGCGGAGAGTTTGGCAAGCCAAACTCTTTTTATAAATAATATATTTTTTTAAAACCAAATTCAAAATACGATCGTCTATAGAGGGAAGATAAAATTAGGGTTATAAGGAGAGAATGAGATGAAGAGAGAAAAGAGAGGATGCAAAAGAATTCTATTGTTTGCTTTTTCATTCTTACTACTATGGGGAGTGGGAACAAAGCAGGCAAAGGCAGAAATGAATTCCGTGACTTCTTTATTAATCGGAGGAACGGCAAAGGATCGTGTCACAAATGTTGGAGTTGCGCTACAACAAGGAGAAGTCCGATACAATCAGGGCGGTAGCGCAGACAATTATAAGTGGAAAGTGGAGCTAGTAACCGGAGAAGACTATCCTACCGCTACTGCAAGGATCACTTTGAATAATTGTAATATTGCAGAGGAATTCGTCTATCAAGGGTCAACAAGAATGTATGGCATCTGGGCAAGAGGAAATATTGAACTTGTTTTGATCGGTGAGAATGTAATCGGAAATCCATCCTACGATCCAGAATCCAACGATAGTCGTTTGGCAGCTGGTATTTATTCAGAAAATGGTATGATCTCAGTTAAGGGAGATGGAACGCTAAAGCTATGTGGATGTGAAAATGGAATGCAGACAAGTGGAGATGGCTTGATCAAAATCGATGGAGCTGATATTACGGTTAACTGCATCGGAGACAGTGTATCTGGTTTTCGTTCAGCAGGAGATATTTGGATTGCTAATAACGTTTGTAATATAACTGTGAAAGACTTAGATGGTTACTCCTATAATGATTTCGGAATTCAAGCAGAGACAACGTATTATGATGATACCAAAGATAATGTGATCCATTTAGAAAATGTGCAATACAATTATCACGGAAGTTATGATGCAGAACCGCTAGAATGTGATAACTTTTACATCTCGGATTCCAAGTTGAATCTTCAGACGGATGGATACGAAAGCCAGAGTGGAAAGTCTGCAGTGTATAAAAGCGCAGCGGCAAAAGGATTCAATATTACGATGCAAGAGTCTTATCTATATGGAACTACGATCAACATGAAA carries:
- a CDS encoding transcriptional regulator, AraC family codes for the protein MFTITQGGIFSKHSTSFVMNRPNGLNDYLLLLIKSDSRATIAGNTIECKPNSVMLIKPNMAYSYFNPNGRYVDDWLHFNCEAKDLEELDQGLFHQSIPISNPRLLSTYINQILWEQNYASKEFRSAHVDTLFRILIQHIIADYRSETKEAYHPYRFSMQQLRLTIQGAPYKSYSIQEVAAQIGISGSYFQHLYKEFFHISFRADLINFRLDYAKDLLHTTNLSVEEIASSCGYASEVHFYRQFLSKTGITPGEFRQLG
- a CDS encoding putative unsaturated glucuronyl hydrolase → MNEKDKSWALSIAEQIDKKVKVTSERNQHKIPYTSEKGHFNDCSDQISWWTNGFYAGQLWQLYHAYGEESFKREAEEIEKKLDQNLMDYRGMDHDSGFKWMLTAVADYKITGDERSKNRGMLAANNLAGRFNLSGGYLRAWNDAETGEQAGWAIIDCMMNLPLLYWAFEVTRDPRFTQIAKAHADTVIQNFIREDGSVDHIVTFDPATGEKKQALGGQGLAVGSSWTRGQAWALYGFTLSYIHTKEERYLQTAKRTAEYIIKMIPETGILPVDFKQGKECEWEDSSAAAIIACGLLELERYVGENDQKRYHDQAVCLLHTLTDKRCNWDNGIDPIVENCSAAYHDKDHNMTLIYADYYFTEAILKLCGKEIFLW
- a CDS encoding malate permease, producing MKNQILFSQMIQLFLMILFGFILFKVKLMSVELNQKLTKLLVDFTLPMLIVSSVLTQQGERELDKVGKVFLISIVLCLVLPVISYVVIKLLHFPKGQQGIYMFMFQYSNIGFMGFPILDALYGKQAVLYTAVLNMIVTLSVYTIGVAMMYAKGEDGTSVKEQIHLNQLLTPGVIGSCLAIVLYFTAIKLPKEITGAIQSVGNLTSPLAMLMIGATLANMKLHEILDDKRVYVFAVIKQIVFPLLCWPLFRQWISDSYMRGVLFILLLMPVANTAVLFATRYHADEKLAAKTIFVTTVLSILSIPLCFAVTGM
- a CDS encoding beta-galactosidase; protein product: MKQTIRKTKFAIKSILSLLFLVAMTFGMSKAASAAPMTEIATNTDVIDHTTSEQSERYYTFTMDKTGYYQIEFGVPDVTANTKAGWVLELYNFETNNLMMRKEVKSKTILPELPFKQGSKFYIKMSMPQNTNALAYNLDYSLKVNTVERNDWEQELNDTVATANVLKSNQKLIGSLYQCDDTDYYTYTVDTTGYFNMNFAVEDLTMSTGSGWRVMIYHAKNYEKLLTYSFDKTTTLPEMNFAKGTQLYIQVERNVKVTDASVPSNVPYSITMNATNNSLWEKETLCLASDAWGTRTKNATALTLSKTLTGNLWSVDDDDLYKIVMKDNGYLTVTFDPNEVENNLGSGYQVKLVSSSGKQAFDLNTKVKLSKKCYLTKGTYYFEIGRGINCTDASVPTLRNYKLKASASKSAPSKVANVKVKKQKGNKVNASWKKQSSVSGYQVRYATNSKLTKATMKTTSKNTYSISKIKKGKTYYVQVRSYKTDTFGKKIYGTWSVTKKIKY